A part of Paenibacillus donghaensis genomic DNA contains:
- a CDS encoding YmaF family protein: MEIPITGFVMHSDDSDSKHSHKLFINSWDGRPVNVHVHPFKGNTSVDVGHYHHYAGVTEPAPSGVPHVHNYYAETSFNDQHTHLIRGNTGPAIPLTGGGHYHHFEGFTTINGRIPHAHRYSGNTGDEKEYRY; encoded by the coding sequence ATGGAAATACCAATAACAGGTTTTGTTATGCATTCCGATGATTCCGATTCCAAACATTCGCACAAACTTTTTATTAATTCGTGGGATGGAAGACCAGTTAATGTTCATGTTCATCCTTTTAAAGGGAATACCTCGGTTGATGTTGGGCATTACCACCATTACGCTGGAGTAACAGAACCAGCTCCAAGCGGTGTTCCGCATGTTCATAATTATTATGCAGAAACATCATTTAACGATCAACATACGCACTTAATTAGGGGAAATACAGGACCAGCAATTCCCTTGACAGGTGGTGGGCATTACCATCACTTTGAAGGGTTTACAACAATAAACGGTAGAATTCCTCACGCCCATAGGTACAGTGGAAATACTGGAGATGAGAAAGAGTACCGATATTAA
- a CDS encoding site-specific DNA-methyltransferase, which yields MEIRIIAIEQLNAAAYNPRVDLQPGDPEYEKLRRSLDEFGYVDPIVWNEQTGNMVGGHQRYKVLVNEQGCTELVVSVVNLDPERERLLNLALNKVSGRWDDEALAQLLGELQEGGADLALSGFEPDEIGELLAEFVDIPDIEINQSVVEDGFDIQRTLDEIKEPETRRGDVWQLGRHILMCGDTTNVEDVSRLMEGVKADLVVTDPPYNVAVQSDSARLAESGTSSIMNDDMPADEFAGFLNAVFQNYVTVMQPTAAIYIFHPAFYQRDFENAMNAAGIVRRTQCIWVKNSASFGWSQYRFQHEPVFYAHIKGKSPTWYGDRTQTTIWDVSRGDVSKYVHPTQKPLELLAIPILNSSQRQDIVVDLFGGSGSTMMTCDQLDRSCRTMELDPVFCDVIKMRYQAATGTEPLLLHRAEPVA from the coding sequence GTGGAAATCAGAATCATAGCAATCGAGCAGCTCAATGCAGCAGCCTATAACCCCCGCGTAGACCTTCAGCCCGGAGATCCCGAGTACGAGAAGCTCCGGCGCAGCCTAGACGAATTCGGCTATGTTGACCCAATCGTGTGGAACGAACAGACCGGCAACATGGTCGGTGGCCACCAGCGTTATAAGGTACTGGTGAATGAGCAGGGCTGCACGGAGCTGGTCGTATCTGTGGTTAACCTGGACCCGGAGCGGGAGCGGCTGCTTAATCTGGCTCTGAACAAGGTGTCTGGCCGATGGGACGACGAAGCGCTGGCGCAGCTGCTTGGTGAGCTGCAGGAGGGCGGGGCGGATCTGGCTTTGTCCGGATTTGAGCCAGACGAGATCGGGGAACTGCTTGCAGAGTTTGTAGATATTCCGGATATTGAGATTAATCAGTCAGTGGTTGAAGATGGCTTTGACATCCAGCGCACTCTGGACGAGATCAAAGAGCCGGAGACGCGCCGTGGTGATGTGTGGCAGCTTGGCCGGCATATCCTAATGTGTGGTGACACTACGAATGTGGAGGATGTTTCCCGGCTTATGGAAGGGGTAAAGGCGGATCTAGTTGTGACGGACCCTCCATATAATGTAGCGGTACAAAGTGACTCGGCCCGCCTAGCTGAATCGGGTACCAGTTCCATAATGAACGACGATATGCCCGCAGATGAGTTTGCGGGCTTTTTGAATGCTGTTTTCCAGAACTATGTGACAGTAATGCAGCCTACAGCGGCCATATATATTTTCCATCCGGCGTTCTATCAGAGGGATTTCGAGAATGCGATGAATGCTGCAGGTATAGTACGTAGAACTCAGTGTATTTGGGTCAAAAATTCTGCGAGTTTCGGATGGTCGCAATATAGATTTCAACATGAGCCAGTATTTTATGCTCATATCAAAGGGAAGTCGCCTACCTGGTATGGAGATCGGACTCAGACTACTATTTGGGATGTCTCTCGTGGGGATGTTTCGAAGTATGTTCACCCGACACAGAAACCATTGGAATTGCTGGCCATTCCGATCTTGAACAGCAGCCAGCGACAGGATATTGTGGTCGATCTATTCGGCGGCAGCGGCTCCACCATGATGACCTGTGATCAGCTTGATCGCTCTTGCAGGACAATGGAGCTTGATCCGGTGTTTTGTGATGTGATCAAAATGCGGTACCAGGCGGCGACCGGCACAGAGCCGCTGCTGCTTCATCGTGCTGAACCCGTTGCATAA